The following are encoded in a window of Gossypium raimondii isolate GPD5lz chromosome 13, ASM2569854v1, whole genome shotgun sequence genomic DNA:
- the LOC128036232 gene encoding uncharacterized protein LOC128036232 encodes MEKSQFSASKKLKKYQDRSTSATGYSGRERGFQRTNPRSSIPLVTSVGTPKPRCQYCNKTHFGECRIKSRACYRCGSFDHFLRNCPKRGEKEVEQTSKPSNLVSMGRPPRPSGNVSGSRGATKDTAGRPENGELLQVKSNQTEELSNVISVMTAQRCVRKGYDAYLAYVLNTKVSESKIQAVPVVCEFLDVFPEELPGLPPEREVEFSIDLMNYSNLHNSVSIYASDESDIQTVLRQLREMGFLEHIVSAEGIRGFSMMASPMTRLLQKDVKFEWTNECQQSFDRLKDLLMKALVLVKAEHQVPSRLLQPITIPERKWERITMDFVSGLPLSPKKKDVIWVIVDRLTKSSHFIPVRMDYSLDKLAELYISEIVRLHGVPISIISDRDSRFTSRFWDKLQEALGTQLHFSTAFYPQTDSQSERVIQLSVQY; translated from the exons ATGGAAAAATCTCAGTTTTCTGcttcaaagaaattgaagaaataccAGGATCGTTCTACCTCAGCCACTGGGTATTCGGGTAGAGAGCGAGGTTTTCAACGCACTAATCCAAGATCTTCCATTCCATTAGTGACCAGTGTTGGCACCCCTAAGCCGAGATGCCAGTACTGTAATAAAACTCATTTTGGTGAATGCCGAATAAAGAGCAGAGCTTGTTACCGATGTGGTTCTTTCGATCATTTCCTCAGAAATTGTCCAAAAAGGGGTGAAAAAGAAGTTGAACAGACATCGAAGCCGAGTAATCTAGTTTCGATGGGTAGACCACCTCGACCATCTGGTAATGTCAGTGGTAGCCGAGGAGCTACGAAAGATACTGCAGGCAGGCCTGAG aatggagaattacttcAGGTTAAATCTAATCAGACAGAGGAATTATCTAATGTGATTTCAGTGATGACAGCTCAGAGGTGTgtcagaaaagggtatgatgctTATTTGGCATATGTGTTAAACACTAAGGTATCTGAGTCAAAGATACAGGCAGTGccagttgtatgtgaatttttagatgtgtttccagaagaaTTACCAGGGTTGccaccagaaagagaagtggaattttctatagatctgatGAACTACTCCAATCTCCATAACTCCGTATC tatttatgcaTCTGATGAATCGGATATTCAGACCGTACTTAGACAG cTTCGAGAAATGGGTTTTCTCGAACATATTGTATCCGCAGAAGGTATCAGg GGGTTCTCTATGATGGCTTCTCCGATGACCcgtttattacagaaagatgttaaatttgagtgGACTAATGAATGCCAGCAGAGTTTTGACCGATTGAAAGATTTGTTGATGAAAGCACTTGTGTTG GtcaaagctgaacatcaggtaccttcgaGGTTACTTCAGCCAATCACTATACCTGAACGGAAGTGGGAaagaattactatggattttgtgtctGGTTTACCATTGTcaccaaagaagaaagatgtcatttgggtgATCGTTGATCGATTAACAAAATCATCACATTTTATCCCGGTACGTATGGATTATTCTCTAGATAAATTGGCTGAACTGTATATATCTGAGATTGTCAGGCTACATGGAGTGCCAATCTCCATTATCTCTGATAGAGATTCCCGTTTTACATCTCGTTTCTGGGACAAATTACAAGAAGCCTTGGGTACTCAATTGCATTTCAGCACTGCATTTTATCCTCAGACAGATAGCCAATCTGAGCGTGTAATTCAG ttatcagtccagtattaa
- the LOC105782830 gene encoding receptor like protein 21-like, protein MEESIDVRGLPALKNLEKLYLTSDIGKGWQNLTSLEELTLMDLSITSNAVQNIGTLASLKDLVIDNCVVDDSLNLHGFCELRQLQTLAIINSEWNARLPECFSELISLKHLDISFNGIFENVFMFKNLTSLEFLDLSHNKFSGDISVFKNLTSLKYLDLFSNNFFGNIYVFKNLRSLEFLDLSSNKFSGDISHFRSLTSLLELRLWNNSIEIPSSLAPLFNLSKLQNIYADNNMIYNAETEMHSLDTPTFQLRSISLSCCGDGGSFPQSLNHQHDLEHVDLSHINFKGDQFPNWLLENNKKLERLNLVNSSLSGHFLLPSTSRRGLSRLDVSSNTLDGNIPNEIGAKLPSLELLNMSNNFFTGGIPISIGDMISLQQLDLSNNKLSGGIPRHLPMGLFTFDVSNNQLFGDIPSSMENLSLMLTLDLSNNTLFGGIPRWIGKMSNLQELVMANNHFEGPIPMELCNLNSSLKFLDLSANNISGSLPSCFIFSSLTHVYLSRNKLKGPITSFLNSNYLVTLDLSNNHLTGNIPNWIGTLSALVYLLLDNNHFEGGIPVQLCKLNRLRLIDVSNNNLSGTIPPCLMNTISNDSSHAYYSDDDYSGYIGSFSADVPIEFTMKSISYFYKGRVLTYLSGIDLSCNKLTGEIPLQFQNFRYIIVLNFSHNSLIGPIPPAISDLSRIESLDLSHNHLSGNIPSQLLGLHFLSVFSVAYNNLSGTTPQRTGQFATFEESSYVGNPFLCGEPLPKNCSTDGSSLSMPRNATDEGFIDMKVFYASFVGSYIVMPLCIAIVLYINPYWRQAWFYHVEAATMSCYYFVLDHILPKRFR, encoded by the exons ATGGAGGAATCAATAGATGTTAGAG GATTACCTGctttgaaaaatttggaaaaactATATTTGACGAGTGATATCGGAAAAG ggTGGCAAAATTTGACAAGTTTGGAAGAATTGACCTTAATGGATTTATCCATCACTTCCAACGCTGTTCAAAATATTGGAACCCTCGCTTCTCTTAAGGACTTGGTCATTGATAATTGTGTTGTCGATGATAGTCTTAACTTACATG GTTTTTGTGAATTGAGGCAGCTACAAACGCTGGCCATCATCAACAGTGAATGGAATGCTAGATTGCCTGAGTGCTTCTCTGAACTCATATCACTTAAGCATTTAGATATCTCTTTCAatggtatttttgaaaatgtatttATGTTTAAGAATCTAACGTCACTTGAGTTTTTAGATCTCTCTCACAATAAATTTTCTGGAGATATATCTGTGTTCAAGAATCTAACCTCACTCAAGTATTTAGATCTCTTttccaataatttttttggaaatatatatgtgtttaagaATCTAAGGTCACTCGAGTTTTTAGATCTCTCGTCCAATAAGTTTTCTGGAGATATATCTCATTTTAGAAGTCTGACATCCCTTCTAGAGTTAAGGCTTTGGAACAACAGCATTGAGATCCCAAGTTCATTGGCTCCGTTGTTCAACCTTTCAAAACTCCAAAATATATATGCAGACAACAACATGATATATAATGCTGAAACTGAGATGCATTCTTTAGACACCCCAACATTCCAATTGAGATCTATCAGTTTATCTTGTTGCGGAGATGGTGGATCATTTCCTCAATCTCTCAATCATCAACATGACTTGGAACATGTTGATCTCTCTCACATCAATTTCAAGGGAGATCAGTTCCCAAACTGGTTGTTggaaaacaacaagaaattaGAGAGACTAAATCTCGTCAATAGCTCTCTATCGGGACATTTTCTGCTACCATCGACTTCTCGTAGGGGTTTATCACGGTTGGATGTTTCCAGTAATACCCTAGATGGCAACATCCCAAATGAAATTGGAGCGAAACTACCGTCATTGGAGCTTCTCAACATGtcgaataatttttttaccggTGGTATTCCGATTTCGATTGGTGATATGATTTCCCTTCAACAATTGGACTTGTCCAACAATAAATTGAGTGGTGGAATACCGAGGCACTTGCCCATGGGGTTGTTTACATTCGATGTTAGCAATAACCAACTCTTTGGTGATATACCAAGCTCCATGGAGAATCTGTCACTTATGTTAACATTGGATTTAAGCAATAACACACTTTTCGGTGGGATACCAAGGTGGATCGGAAAGATGTCAAATTTGCAGGAACTTGTGATGGCAAATAATCATTTTGAAGGTCCAATCCCCATGGAACTTTGCAATCTCAACTCTAGTCTTAAATTTTTGGACCTTTCTGCTAACAACATATCGGGAAGTTTGCCATCTTGCTTCATCTTTTCAAGTCTCACTCATGTTTATTTATCAAGAAACAAGTTAAAAGGGCCGATCACCAGTTTTTTAAACAGCAATTATTTGGTGACATTGGATCTTAGCAACAACCACTTAACTGGAAATATTCCAAATTGGATTGGCACCCTTTCTGCGTTGGTTTATCTTCTCCTAGATAACAACCACTTTGAAGGTGGGATTCCGGTTCAATTATGCAAGTTAAATCGGTTAAGGTTGATTGATGTTTCTAACAACAATCTTTCTGGTACAATTCCTCCTTGCTTGATGAATACAATATCGAATGATAGCTCCCATGCTTATTATTCCGACGATGATTACAGCGGTTACATCGGATCTTTCTCTGCTGATGTGCCGATAGAGTTCACCATGAAAAGCATATCCTACTTTTATAAGGGAAGAGTTCTCACTTACCTGTCCGGAATTGATCTCTCTTGCAACAAGTTGACTGGTGAGATTCCCCTCCAATTCCAGAACTTTCGATACATCATCGTTTTGAATTTTTCTCACAACAGTTTGATAGGACCAATCCCTCCAGCAATTTCTGACTTATCCCGAATTGAGAGTCTGGATCTTTCTCACAACCACTTGAGCGGGAATATTCCTTCCCAACTTCTGGGGTTACATTTTTTGTCCGTTTTCAGTGTGGCATACAATAATTTATCTGGAACTACACCTCAAAGGACCGGACAATTTGCAACATTTGAAGAAAGCAGTTACGTGGGGAATCCTTTCCTTTGTGGTGAACCATTGCCAAAGAATTGCTCAACAGATGGATCATCTTTATCGATGCCGAGGAATGCAACTGACGAGGGTTTCATTGACATGAAAGTCTTTTATGCAAGTTTTGTTGGGTCGTACATTGTCATGCCATTGTGTATTGCCATTGTGTTGTACATTAATCCTTACTGGAGACAAGCATGGTTCTATCATGTAGAAGCAGCCACCATGTCCTGCTACTATTTTGTGCTCGACCATATTCTGCCTAAACGATTCCGTTAA
- the LOC105784565 gene encoding probable ubiquitin-like-specific protease 2A isoform X2 — protein sequence MGKKNQVDDSIIPIDIAPSDPGYLRASRKKITKQEAQRLRSLKLTAPCFLDNIPCRARSKRRVTRKKSTPKLKNKLDSGSFECYLETLWSRLPADKRDLFTRLDCQWFAWYRKASYREKVLSWVKRKEIFSTKYVLVPIVCWGHWSLLIFCHFGESLQSKTRTPCMLLLDSLQMSDALRLEADIRRFMFDIYKAEGRPENKQMIYQVPLLVPKVPQQRNGKECGNFVLYFINLFVKSAPENFNIDNYPYFMKNDWFNAEAVERFCERLHALACNFH from the exons ATGGGAAAGAAAAACCAGGTTGATGATTCTATAATACCAATCGACATTGCCCCTTCAGATCCTG GGTATCTGAGGGCCTCCAGGAAGAAGATAACAAAACAGGAAGCTCAAAGGCTAAGAAGCCTTAAATTAACTGCTCCATGTTTTTTAGATAATATTCCATGTCGTGCACGATCAAAGCGACGAGTTACAAGAAAGAAATCAACACCTAAACTAAAAAACAAGCTAGACTCTGGATCATTTGAGTGTTACTTGGA GACCCTGTGGAGCAGGTTGCCAGCAGATAAGCGGGATTTGTTTACGCGCTTAGATTGTCAATGGTTTGCATGGTATAGGAAAGCATCTTATAGAGAAAAGGTTCTATCTTGGGTTAAGAGGAAAGAGATATTTTCAACGAAATATGTTCTCGTTCCGATAGTTTGCTG GGGTCATTGGAGCCTCTTAATCTTCTGTCATTTCGGTGAAAGTTTGCAATCAAAAACCAGAACACCTTGTATGTTGCTGTTGGATTCATTACAGATGTCCGACGCGTTGCGTCTCGAAGCAGATATACGAAG GTTCATGTTTGACATTTATAAAGCCGAAGGCAGGCCCGAGAATAAGCAGATGATTTATCAAGTTCCTCTTTTGGTCCCTAAG GTGCCACAACAAAGGAATGGCAAAGAATGTGGGAATTTTGTTCTCTATTTCATAAATTTGTTCGTCAAAAGTGCCCCGGAGAACTTCAACATCGATAACTACCCTTACTTT ATGAAAAATGACTGGTTCAATGCTGAAGCAGTGGAACGCTTTTGCGAGAGGCTACATGCTTTGGCATGTAATTTTCATTAG
- the LOC105784565 gene encoding probable ubiquitin-like-specific protease 2A isoform X1, producing the protein MGKKNQVDDSIIPIDIAPSDPDYNRYPVSKHRSCWIHVVGYLRASRKKITKQEAQRLRSLKLTAPCFLDNIPCRARSKRRVTRKKSTPKLKNKLDSGSFECYLETLWSRLPADKRDLFTRLDCQWFAWYRKASYREKVLSWVKRKEIFSTKYVLVPIVCWGHWSLLIFCHFGESLQSKTRTPCMLLLDSLQMSDALRLEADIRRFMFDIYKAEGRPENKQMIYQVPLLVPKVPQQRNGKECGNFVLYFINLFVKSAPENFNIDNYPYFMKNDWFNAEAVERFCERLHALACNFH; encoded by the exons ATGGGAAAGAAAAACCAGGTTGATGATTCTATAATACCAATCGACATTGCCCCTTCAGATCCTG ACTATAATCGGTATCCGGTTTCAAAACACCGTTCATGTTGGATTCATGTTGTAGGGTATCTGAGGGCCTCCAGGAAGAAGATAACAAAACAGGAAGCTCAAAGGCTAAGAAGCCTTAAATTAACTGCTCCATGTTTTTTAGATAATATTCCATGTCGTGCACGATCAAAGCGACGAGTTACAAGAAAGAAATCAACACCTAAACTAAAAAACAAGCTAGACTCTGGATCATTTGAGTGTTACTTGGA GACCCTGTGGAGCAGGTTGCCAGCAGATAAGCGGGATTTGTTTACGCGCTTAGATTGTCAATGGTTTGCATGGTATAGGAAAGCATCTTATAGAGAAAAGGTTCTATCTTGGGTTAAGAGGAAAGAGATATTTTCAACGAAATATGTTCTCGTTCCGATAGTTTGCTG GGGTCATTGGAGCCTCTTAATCTTCTGTCATTTCGGTGAAAGTTTGCAATCAAAAACCAGAACACCTTGTATGTTGCTGTTGGATTCATTACAGATGTCCGACGCGTTGCGTCTCGAAGCAGATATACGAAG GTTCATGTTTGACATTTATAAAGCCGAAGGCAGGCCCGAGAATAAGCAGATGATTTATCAAGTTCCTCTTTTGGTCCCTAAG GTGCCACAACAAAGGAATGGCAAAGAATGTGGGAATTTTGTTCTCTATTTCATAAATTTGTTCGTCAAAAGTGCCCCGGAGAACTTCAACATCGATAACTACCCTTACTTT ATGAAAAATGACTGGTTCAATGCTGAAGCAGTGGAACGCTTTTGCGAGAGGCTACATGCTTTGGCATGTAATTTTCATTAG